Proteins encoded together in one Ferroglobus placidus DSM 10642 window:
- a CDS encoding signal recognition particle subunit SRP19/SEC65 family protein, with amino-acid sequence MNFEEERSNYWIIWTVNLDKKKSRSEGRKIPKRYAVPNVKFKELIEACKALGLEFYAEEKKYPKSWWEEGGRVRVKKTGKKLDLMIEIAKKIAEMRR; translated from the coding sequence ATGAACTTCGAAGAAGAAAGAAGTAACTACTGGATAATCTGGACGGTCAATTTAGATAAGAAGAAGAGCAGAAGCGAAGGGAGAAAGATTCCGAAGAGGTACGCTGTGCCGAACGTTAAGTTCAAAGAGCTTATCGAAGCTTGCAAAGCCCTCGGTTTGGAGTTTTACGCTGAGGAAAAAAAGTATCCGAAGTCTTGGTGGGAGGAGGGGGGAAGGGTTAGAGTGAAAAAGACCGGAAAGAAGCTCGACCTCATGATAGAGATAGCTAAAAAAATAGCAGAAATGCGAAGATGA
- the hisE gene encoding phosphoribosyl-ATP diphosphatase, with product MLEELQEIVEERKRNPTPDSYTAKLLYHEKGEDKVLEKFGEEAVELILACKNKDKESIVYEAADLLYHFVVLLSKFDVKVEEVYDELRRRKK from the coding sequence ATGCTGGAAGAGCTTCAGGAGATTGTTGAGGAGAGAAAAAGGAATCCGACCCCGGATTCCTATACAGCCAAGTTACTCTATCACGAGAAGGGAGAGGACAAAGTACTCGAAAAGTTCGGGGAGGAGGCAGTGGAGTTAATCCTCGCTTGCAAAAACAAAGATAAAGAAAGCATAGTTTACGAAGCAGCCGATTTGCTTTATCACTTCGTCGTTCTCCTTTCTAAATTCGACGTCAAAGTGGAGGAGGTTTACGATGAACTTCGAAGAAGAAAGAAGTAA